Proteins encoded within one genomic window of Phototrophicus methaneseepsis:
- a CDS encoding carbohydrate ABC transporter permease, with product MSTKTKDRLITGLVYVVLTLGLLLWVYPLLFMVFGSIKPSDQINTQFFPTEITLDHYRLIFAGGTGFDRPFGQSIINSLVVSLADTFSIVIIAALAGYALTFLEFPGRKLIYNGILFQMLFPTVLFLIPLYLLVSGMGLSGTLGGMIIRFLADATAVFLYYQSFKSLPQSLIDAARVDGATELRIIWSVILPLSTSVTAFIVMFNFMARWSELLWDLIITSGNTQSMTLSVLLGTFVGGAGYGTSQYLGAQLAGATILTLPIMIMFVVFRRYFREGIATTGLKG from the coding sequence ATGAGTACCAAGACAAAAGATCGCCTCATTACAGGCCTGGTTTATGTGGTGCTGACGCTGGGGCTGTTGCTCTGGGTCTATCCGCTGCTGTTTATGGTGTTCGGTTCCATAAAACCGTCTGACCAGATCAACACGCAGTTCTTCCCAACAGAGATTACGCTAGACCACTATCGGCTCATCTTTGCGGGTGGCACAGGCTTTGATCGCCCATTTGGGCAATCCATCATTAACAGCCTTGTTGTCTCCCTCGCAGATACCTTCAGCATCGTGATTATCGCGGCCCTGGCAGGCTACGCTCTGACCTTCCTGGAGTTCCCTGGACGTAAGCTGATCTATAACGGCATCCTGTTCCAGATGCTGTTCCCAACAGTGCTATTCCTGATTCCGCTGTATCTCCTGGTGAGCGGTATGGGGTTATCTGGGACGCTTGGCGGTATGATTATCCGCTTCCTGGCGGATGCAACAGCAGTATTCCTGTACTACCAATCATTTAAATCGCTCCCACAAAGTTTAATCGATGCCGCCCGCGTGGACGGGGCAACTGAACTACGCATCATCTGGTCCGTTATCCTGCCCCTGAGCACATCTGTAACGGCCTTTATCGTCATGTTTAACTTCATGGCGCGCTGGTCTGAATTGTTATGGGATTTGATTATCACCAGCGGTAACACACAGTCGATGACGCTATCCGTACTATTGGGTACCTTCGTCGGCGGCGCTGGTTATGGCACGTCACAATATCTTGGCGCTCAGTTAGCTGGCGCGACGATTTTGACACTGCCGATCATGATTATGTTTGTGGTCTTCCGTCGCTACTTCCGCGAAGGC